The window atggccaattcctcatcgaagtgaatgttgagcttgaccaaacgctctatgtagcgttgcattctttgcacatgataTACAACTgattccccctctttcatcttgcaagccatgagtgacttgactacctcaaacttttcttgacgagctcgcttatggtacttttccataaggtccttgttcatctcaaaaggccagtagtcctcatagtacctctgtaattctggggacatggttgcaaccatgatgcatgccactttggtagcatcatcatagtgtttcttgtaggcagcatactcttcgggagtggcttttgactcatcaagttctttgagctccttttcaagaacatactctttgtcctcgaatctaagcgccatcttgatgttacgcatccaatcgttatagttggagccatccataacgactttggagcagatgtttagtagagagaagttgtggctggaggatgatgaagcagaagtgtttccaggagtagacatctgaaaagaaagatagttttagttagattccaagacacatcaatataataacccaaagatatcatatcaaggttaggacccaactatgacgatttacaacttagaaatgggatgccgagatccaagttcaaatctcataaaggtaggtgaatgacgattcaccaattccaccattagacaaaataaacgaagtgaaattcctaattctttttgagatacattaaaactatttaatggcatgttttaatctcggattatgctctactatttgtgactgggatatcgaggatcacaaactagatgtgaataaccatgcaaatgtgcttggtaaccttattgtctttatcattacctattgatgtgccggtaaaccacacacgctccatcaaaatgataattataagatacccattactactctttattagtgccttttagtgtgccggttaaccacacacgctccactaacgaccaataaagcataatgtgcaatttcatggattagcatacttttcacatttttcctaaagtaactagagttgggattttgaaaaatagtgttctagtactttctttaatagcattatacttttaatgggaagtagttgtcctatcaaatccgttctgctaacgaccctccactaatcaaggaagcggtgggtgagagtagacacccattcaactaccattttataggcagtttccttatacccccttatagactagcttcgtgaatgaggcatactagcgatttgactgaccatattcttatacatatataatatttaacttttaattataatatatatatatatatatatatatatatatatatatatatataaggtgtgttttaataacattttaaaacttcaagggtttatataatttttttttttcgaaagttaaactattaaattttaaatttaaataaaccaattaattagatttaatatttatctattaattaacttttaattaatttattaaatattgtaaggattatctaattaaattaaataattaatttaatcctaatccatatcccttctagatttcgaaaatatggggataggataatttccttatttttctcaattatccaataaggcaactattatccaaaacaaagaaaccctaatctttatagcatatttcgaaattttcaagggaggaggctagggttttcaaaaccctaaccctaatttcgattagggttctttggaggctagggttttcaaaaaccctttgatccacaaccctaaaaatcgaaaaaatggcctttagggtttaatagctataaaccctaatttgcaattcaacaattataacaattcaatttaaaacaaacactagctctgataccactgatgggttttaggtaaaacaaataaactagaaaaacaattcctaagttcacatgcaatctactttggatctatgttttatctattgaacatacaactttgaattgcataacaagaaccctagaggagagaggctataatcgaaatttacaacctagggtttagtaattacatacctttcaattgttatagtaaacaattgataattcccttgatcttgatcttgatcttcttggaagcttagcaccacaagtgtaatgcctctaatggaatcacacccaaactagcaagaaggaaagtagaggagagaggggagagggagtatgaaaaatttcggcccttagggtttcttcaaaagaaagagtgaccaaaacatgaaccaggaggctccttatatagctgagggatctagggtttaggggaaaccctagttatcctttgcttagggcctaagcaaacccaagggccttatccaagcccctatggacgaaattattagggtttcccctaaagatttcgtccaaccttatccaagggggttctagagccttccactcaactattagataattgcaaactagtccctgcactctataattaattcttttaaccccaaaattaattctaattaatttctggctaacaagtaattaaacaaaataatttcttattaatatattaatcttttaacatattaataaattcatttatattaatttattaatttattaataaattaatatctctcctttcataatttccttgtctggttgctaggtttgagggcaacccaaaaggactgtgctgctatcaattcaagtacataccaattatagttatgggcttagacacctaatccaacaacgatatcaagtataagtgaagtagaaacatatcactaagtaagagtgtgaacaagtataagcgtccagcaggtataagtgtatcacgaagtagaaacgttttcaagtataagtgtaccacgaagtagaagcgacgactggtgaagtaagagcgtctatcaggtataagtgactaccaatataagtgaaatagaggcaataacaggtataagcgcttcaagaagtgaaagcgttaccaagtaggagtataaaataagtaaaagcgaagcagcagtaactaacaagtaaaagtatacgtcgtgaaagAGAACTTCGATGAAAGCCttgggaaaaacctttatactcagggaaaatcacatttggtattctttggtaaaataagtttgaaaaactttataaattccttggaaacttttcataatcCAGTttgaaatgaactttgataaaaacagtataagtaagagttttgaacaagtgaaaacctttttgaaaaccatttatagcatcctactcggtaaaaacagtgtacagttgtaaaaccttgtgcatgcgggttatcaatcacatgtgattgatatgataactgacatgtttaacttgtattcccccctataaaacatgtaaaaacattgaaaggttcattcaggggtatgaacttacctggtgtaagtggatctgacgaaggcgccggttgggtgctcggtgtcaagtaaagacttggacacacttagtgacctatttaacatatgataacatatgtttacatacaattagtacatataatactaattaaacaagtatacaaaccctaaagagcggaaaacactttggttaagtgtttggggtgtcccgggtagcgtctaaaggtgtgtatggcttaggaatggagtttactctccgagagtaaactcttagtaccatgtttacggcccagggactactcaccatgagtttacggccgtaaactcatggtgatgggttctagggtgttttaaggcttcaatCTTGATAGTGGGATTTTTCTAGGTCCAAtcccaaaaggcatgagtgagtttaaggtctttaagggcatcacaatggagtttacggcctagggacaactcctaagggagtttacgaccgtaaactcttattccttgagttttgtgaagtttcaagcccctaataccttgctagtaatttataatgaagtgtgaggccatttgggggagttaaaactatcatttgggcatggttaggggtgtttacggccttggtacatgcatgggccgtaaactccttttgtccctccattttgatgtgtttaaatggtttaaacccgaaatgataagcccctaatttatgtattaagtccaagggtggtttgggagtgtttttgggcctttttgacatgtttaagaggtggttacggccttggcatatgcctaggccgtaaactctcttttaccccctaaaatcatgtgttttaatgtttaaacattcctaggctaaatccctaatttatttccaagcctttagggacattttggggtctttttggcctcatttaaggtgtttacgacctaaggaggagcttaggccgtaaactcctctcccatagcttctaagtccgatttttgggctataaacacaaatcataatgtttagaataagctaggataagtggacttacgatttggaagcgtttggttgcggatttggggcgaaaacgggtctagagagagagtatagagagagagagggtggaaaagctccaaatggagtttactcccccttatatatgggtgggagttggagctcagtggaattctacccaatactaccGTTATacgggcttttggtcgcacccgatttagtggtcgtaataataaaaactaacttttccaactaaatggaaatgtgCATTATGAGTTTCtatttctcttatcacgactaaacgacataaataaatgaaatatttattaaattggcgacctctaattaacggatcTTTtttacagtggaatattccgttaacggtaacggggaaatgtaacgggacaacttgggttgtcacatctctATACTTTCCTTCTTTCTAGATCTTGTGTGTGACTTCATTAGAGGCATTACAATTGTGGTGctaggcttccaagaagatcaagatctaAGGATtgccaattgtttactataacaattgaaaggtatgtgattctaaaaccctaacttgTTATTTTCAAAAATAGCCTCTTCctttagggttcttgttttgcaattcaaagttatatattcaatagttaaaacatagatccaaagtaggttgcatgtaaacttaggaattgttttctagtttatttgttttacctaaaacccatcagtttttgGGTCTAGATATGAGATTATGGTGGAGTAGAGAGTGCTTGCAAGAGTTCTCTTTACTCCATGCTTGATGAAATGACCATATTGGAGTAATATAAGGTTTGAGTTATAGTTGGTATGTGGCTAGtgtatggataaatttggaaactttatcccttAAAGCATTGTTTGGAACTagatatgaaagtatttcctttgTCTTAAAGGGTTTAAGAGATTTTTGAAATAGGTGAATATCAGCTAGGGCGCGACGCGCATGTCTAGGGGCGAGACGTGCCTTCTGTTTCAGAAGATTGTTTATTTTTTCGTATTCCCTGTGGCACGCCTGTATGCTAGTGTGACACATATATTTGGTTTTTGGGGCTGTTGAACTTGACTTTGACCCTTGTCCTcttgaccaatttgacttttggTCTAATTGGTGGATTTAAATCTTTACACCGAGGTTTTGCCTCTATTTGGTGTTTAGGCAGTTCGTTAGACTGTTTCTTGCGGGATTGTGTATTTGGCTATGGTAGGATGTAAATGCACGATAAATTTTTATTATGCAGGTTTGGTTTCttgattgtatgatatgtggaTATGTTATATAGAGGAGTTGATGGTGGAACGACATGAGAGATGTGAGCTTAGATTACTCAGGGTTGATGGTAGATCAACACAATAGTTGTGAGCCTAAATACCCACTATTGATGAATTGACTGGCACTAGAGCCATTTGTCACTAGATGTATCGACAAAAGAGCTGAGAGACTTGTTTGTATGTAGATTGACATGGGAGTCAAGAGACTTGTTTGTATGCGGATCAACACGTGAGCCGATAGACTTGTTTGTATGTGGATCAACACAAGAGTTGAGAGACTTGTTTGTATACAAATCAAATGAAAGCCAAGAGACATGTTTGTATGCGGATCGACACGAGATCTGAGAGACCGGTttatatgcattgtatgtgtattgtggtGTGTGGTATATTTTAAAATTCACTAATCTTtttgcttatagttgttgattcAATGTTGTCAATTGGTTCTGctattaagggggggggggggggggggggggagtccaACTTGATTATACCGTACGTGCATCGTTGATGATTTTATTATTTGAACTTTCgctgtttttattattttgatacAATTTATGATTTGAATATATGGTATTGGAACAAATTGATACTTGTGTTTTATGAGAAAAGGGTTTTTGGACATTtcacttatgttttgaaaaagaaattttggtttgaaacGTTGCAAAACATAGGGAGATTGACATTTATTTTGTTCAGATCAAGTTGTTACGTGCCTTGTTCGTGTTCTCAACATGCCATTTAGTTCTTAAACAAGACACTAAAATATTCACTAAGGGCCTCTCCATACCTCTTGTATAACTTCAAATTGAGTTTGAAATTCAAAAGTATATTCCCGATAAAACTAGAAGAGTATGTTAGTCAATATGTAATTTATGTATATAGTTAGTATGAAGATAACGTTCAACCCATGGTCCTTTCTGTACATATTTAGTACCTTGTAATAATTTATATTGAGTTATGAGAAAATACTTAACACAAATACTCGGTAGCCATTAATAACGACTAAAGCAAAGGCCGAAAAAACATATTTGTCATCCAATTCCTTCATTTTTCACCAAACTCTATATCCAACCCGGCTCTAAAATTGTTAACATGGAACAAATCTATTTATAAAAGTTTTCTAGAATATAAATCAAAACCATATGTTATTCATATTATATGAATTGTATAGTATTTTTGCACTTGTATATGGAATGCAGTATTGGAGGATTCATATTTGTGCGATCTTGTATTTTTGTATAAGAGTGGCCCAATGTATAGTACCCATTTTGTATTTAGCGTTTTAGTATTGTATTATACTTATATTTGGTGGAATGCAATATTGGAGGATTCATAAGAAAATACTTTGTTAACACTCTATATCTGAAAATGGAGAGCCTTCTATAAATAAGAATGACTTGAATTACTAGGAACACTAtataaaatcaatttcttttctctttctagtatataGAGGGACAAGTTTCTCTCAACATCTATTTTCTATTTCAGCCTAATTGCTTTCATGACTAACCATTTATATTTATTCGATTTTTGCTTTTGTACACTATAGAAAATGGCCGTCTTATGGGACAGCATAAACTCACAAAATTCTTCGCATTCACCGAATGAATAAGACACAGTGTTTGGGTCCAAAACGACCCCATTACAATTGTACTATCTCTCGGATCAAACATGTGGACTTCAACAAATTATAAATCATTAGCATCGCAACAAATGAACGTCAATAAATTATAAATCATACGTTCTTTCATAATGTTTCTTATTGCATTCTTGTCACGTAATGCGTGGCCCTTGAGAAATGCCAAACAAGTTAGCTACAAGTGATATTTCTTGCTCCAGTAACCAATCTATATACAGAGATTCCATTAGCATTTCTAGTATAAATACATGAACCATTCGAACGAATACAATCCATTCTCTCAACATGTCTGCCTTCCATTTTGCCTTGTTACTACTAACTCTACTCACAGTGAAACTCTCAGAAGCTACCCGTAGTAGTCTGTTCGCTTCCACTAAAGATGTCAATAGCACAAAATGGGCTGTTCTCGTAGCTGGTTCAAGTGGGTACTACAACTATCGTCATCAGGTTTGTGTTTAATTTCCTTAagttttcatttactagttaccTTTACTTGTAAAAAACGTGACATGTAATGAAAATAGCAATTGATTTCAGGCGGATGTTTGTCATGCATATCAAATACTGAAAAAGGGTGGATTGAAAGATGAAAATATAATTGTGTTCATGTACGATGACATTGCGAGTAACATAATGAACCCAAGACCCGGTGTCATTATTAACAGTCCAAACGGCTCAGATGTTTACGCTGGTGTCCCAAAGGTACCCTTATAACTAGCTCACTATAAGTCTATAACACGTTGCAAAGTGTCGCAAACTGTTATAACGATTTAATAATTCTGTCGCTAAATACACTTTTGTAGGATTACACCGGAGGATACGTGACAGTGGCCAATTTTTATGCTGTTCTTCTGGGCAATGCTTCGGGAGTGACAGGTGGAAGCGGGAAAGTTGTAGCGAGTAAACCTGGAGATAAGATCTTTGTTTTCTACTCTGATCATGGTGCTCCTGGAATTCTCGGTATGCGTTTAATCACACTTTGCTTTTGTTCTTGAATTACCAACATAATTCTCGGGTTAATTAATTTATCAACATATATAGGTATGCCGACTGTGCCTCACCTATATGCGAATGATTTCATTGAAGTTTTGAAAATGAAGAACGCGAGTGGTACCTACGATAAAATGGTATATAATAAGATGCATTTTGATTTTCTTCTTGATTTACATTTGAATGTTGATCAACTAATCGATTTGAGCGTTGAAAATAGGTGATATATATCGAATCATGTGAAAGTGGAAGTATTTTTGAAGGTTTGTTGCCCGAAGATATGAATATTTATGTGACAACCGCATCGAATGCAAACGAAAGTAGTTGGGGCACATATTGTCCAGACATGACACCCCCTCCACCTCCAGAGTTCCATACATGTTTAGGTGACTTATACAGTATCTCATGGATGGAAAACAGGTACATTTTCATTCGGTGTCGCTTTATTTAGTAATACTTTAGCATGCATGTCATAATATTTGATATTATGTCGTTGGATATATGGTCACTAACATGACATGTGTTCTTTTAGTGACTTAGAAGACTTGACGATTGAAACCTTGGAACAACAATATTCGAAGGTAATTGGTATATGGGTTTAATTTTCTTCGTTTAATTAAGATATACAAGTATTCATGATATATTTTTGGGATGCAAAATTGCATAAAATGTTTGTAGGTAAAGATAAGGACTTTAAATAACAACACGGAAGAGGGATCACATGTGATGCAATATGGTACACAACATATAAGCAAAGAGACTGTTTCTACTTATCAAGGTTCTAGCACGTGGAACACCACTACGAATTCAATCATATCTCTAGGCTCCATGGGTGTTGTCGACCAAAGAGTTGCAGATCTTTATTCAATGTGGCAAACGGTATATGTACACTTAATTAAAGAAAAGTACACGATCGACACTTGAACTTATGCATTTTCTATTAACAAATTGACATAATGTATAACATCGTATTCTACAGTATGAGAAATCGACAGGAGAACCACAAGAGAAGATTGAACTACTCAAGAACATCAAAGAAATAACAACGCATAGGGCGCATTTGGACAGTAGTGTCGAAACGATCAAAGGCAAGTTAGGTGACCAAGACTACGGATCAGTCAGACCTGAAGGATCTGTCCTTGTGGACGATTGGGAGTGTCTTAAATCGATGGTGACAAAGAAACTTGAATACTTATCATTTTTCGCATTCATTTTGCTAATTGTTTTTGGTTGGAGGTTGGTTATTAACTTTTAGAAAATTTGATTGATTCAGATTCGAACATTCGAGACACACTGCGGATCGTTGACACAATATGGCTTGAAACATTCAAGAACATTTGCTAACATGTGTAACAATGGTGTTACGAAGGAAGCCATGGATGAAGCTTCAAAAGCAACATGTAGTTCGTTTAACATGGGGCAATGGAATCCTGCGACTGTTGGTTACAGTGCCTAATCGATAATGGAGGAATGGAATATAGAATAATGTCGACAATAAGCAATATGATAACATATCACATGGGGTGGTCATTCATGTCCCATCTACCTTAAATGATTAGATTGTACCTTGGAAAAGCAAATGCTAGAAATAGTGAATTTTATGTGTTGGGATCAAAATGGGCACTACAAGAATTATGACTTAGCGACTTGAGATACTGGGTTACAAAAGTATAAATCTCTTATATAACTTTTCTATTATATTACTACCAAACGAAAAATAGTCACGAACACAGTCATCATTAAAATACTGTTCTAAACAAATTCTCAGTACTCCCTTGGTTTAAAGATTTATTAACTGAATAATTTAAAAAACTATATATACTAGGGCATCCAAAATGGGGATTAAATAAGAGGTTAATAGAATTAAATTGAATATGAGAGGTTGGAGCTCAATCTATACTGAAGCACATAATAGAGATTTTAGTGAAAAATTATAGGTTTTTTAAGAACcgaatggaatatatatatatatatatatatatatatatatatatatatatatatatatatatatatatatatatatatatattatcttttaCTTGGAACTTCATTTAAACTAGGGAAGGATCCCGTATTGCGGGGTTagctgaatttttttttattaggacaaataaacaaacaaacaccAAGGGGTACGCCTTGAAGCAATCGGTTTTCCTATAATTGTCATTTTAGCCTCTTTAAGCTCCATTTTCCCTAATAAATCTATCTAATCAGTGTTTCTTGATTATATTGGAAAAAACATATTGGACTTTGTCGTCTTTCATTGTCATTTCATTGATTCCACAAGTACATAATGAATTCAAAGTGTGAAAAATACATTTATACGACTTTCGAACCCGACCAGGTGACACTTTCTAATTTTTGGTACGGGATCACAGCTGCTTCAACTGTAGTTTGTTTAGAAACTCAGCAACTGTTGATTTGTGTCGTGTCAAGACTTCCTACAACATTTAATATGCTTTAACACAAATTGAGTACAAATATATAATCTTTACAACAAATTAATTGTGTCATTGTGTGTGCAAAAGATAATGAATTTTTAAAACCTTGAATGTTGCTGCAACATCAACTGTGATATCGAAATTTGGAAGCTGAAAAAAGTCAAAGAATTTCTTCATATGCTCCGACTCCAATACATACctttaaaacaaataaataatatatatatatatatatatatatatatatatatatatatatatatatatatatatatatatatatatatatatatatatatatatatatatatatatatatatatatatatatatatataaatgaaggATGAAGGAGAAATCTTGTTAATGATATCAAGTAAACTCACTTAGCAACACTTTGTTGACGTATGCATTCAATCAACGTTGCACCATAATGTAATGCCATATCTGGATTCTCATaactaaatgaaaaaaaaaattcaagaaaaaaataAACTTTAAGGAACATGATTCATGATTCTCATaactaaatgaaaaaaaaaattcaagaaaaaaataAACTTTAAGGAACATGATTCATTTTATATTCAATACACATCAAAGATTATACAGATATGTAAAAGTTAAAACAAATAGCAAAGTTTCGTACATTTTTGGCTCAAATATAACATTAGAATAAGGTATTGCAACCACATAGAATACCAAAATCAATCATTGCCTATTAGAATAAGGTAATTCTAACCCAATTTTGTAAATATCTCTTTCAAACAAACACCCATATTTATAGTGTTTTGTTTTGGACACATCAAAACAACGGTGACATTTGTTTCTTGGGAGAAGAATTGATAAAACACCTCATCTTGAAAGGTAGGATTATCGTTGTTCTTTGAGTTTGTTTGCTTGCTTATTGAGTAAAGAAACCATTTGGTTTCTATCATATGAAAAGACAACCATGAACACTAAATAAATGAGATCACCTTCAAAAGGGTAAAATTCTAAAGCTTATGCTTACCTTGATGCTAAGATATCCACTACATCAATATTTGCCTCCAAATAATCATATGCAATCAACCGTGACTGAACTTGTTGACGTTGTAGGTTTGCAACAATCTGAGTAGCATCTTTGCGAGCCTATGAAAGGAATTCAAGTTTGAAACTAAAATTAGATGAATCAGAAGAAATCATATGCATATGTAAAGTGTAATAAGCATCCTAAAAGTGTAAAATGCAAAAACCATGATTATTGGTGATTGGTGAACCATGCTAGAAAGATCCTTACTTCTAAGTTTAACTTTGGGAGAGAAACAATTACTAAGCAAAGTGTATTTTCTTTGAAGAACTGTGGGTCAATTGAGCAT of the Lactuca sativa cultivar Salinas chromosome 6, Lsat_Salinas_v11, whole genome shotgun sequence genome contains:
- the LOC111903818 gene encoding vacuolar-processing enzyme; this encodes MSAFHFALLLLTLLTVKLSEATRSSLFASTKDVNSTKWAVLVAGSSGYYNYRHQADVCHAYQILKKGGLKDENIIVFMYDDIASNIMNPRPGVIINSPNGSDVYAGVPKDYTGGYVTVANFYAVLLGNASGVTGGSGKVVASKPGDKIFVFYSDHGAPGILGMPTVPHLYANDFIEVLKMKNASGTYDKMVIYIESCESGSIFEGLLPEDMNIYVTTASNANESSWGTYCPDMTPPPPPEFHTCLGDLYSISWMENSDLEDLTIETLEQQYSKVKIRTLNNNTEEGSHVMQYGTQHISKETVSTYQGSSTWNTTTNSIISLGSMGVVDQRVADLYSMWQTYEKSTGEPQEKIELLKNIKEITTHRAHLDSSVETIKGKLGDQDYGSVRPEGSVLVDDWECLKSMIRTFETHCGSLTQYGLKHSRTFANMCNNGVTKEAMDEASKATCSSFNMGQWNPATVGYSA